The Hymenobacter sp. GOD-10R genome includes a window with the following:
- a CDS encoding prolipoprotein diacylglyceryl transferase family protein produces the protein MSSLLLPSPLGHHYYSLFYLLAFALNQGLLLWEGYRRGYPVRTWLLLMACTTLAFILGTKLIAVPASEWAAWWHTGQWPTSTMRSALGGAVSGTLALLALRRWLGFSWHVFDAFTVPFCVALAVQCVGCLLTGCCFGELAHDGLGLCYAPGTPPFLTQVQQGLIAATASHSLPVQPVQVYQLLVCLAVGATILLVRRKPWPGGSWRLLGLGLLLLGRFWLEFLRDPASERVGATLRPLAGMVLKEVQWVLLPLLFISLFWWLYLIRRHAAARPEIVPVNNSLRNLLGTAALLGITATLGPWALTLPEVLVIKFLLLPVVVIELGRLLLNGSRAATQPRLVGLPLGLASLVLLFTNQTPVDSTYRQSYWSVTGGVGNGRFTRVQEYESTGCGSTPPPPQSFRHEYQSLQLGVAHMGQKKANPSQGTHGYSVEVGLRGMLGRDREYDSIGSLTRTTPLFTFVPYSILNSRYLGVGLGFWIGPLGYSTADKTYSVNKFDAYSLLRLGPRELIYAQGEYNSLEAGLGNPATRFGLGSQFKSNGQVQVLAGLAMGKNYRTPSNSRNQAFFIEASLRPQPNLYVQPYLTLGGREFRQASLRLRYDFRRQK, from the coding sequence ATGTCTTCGTTGCTGTTGCCTTCGCCTCTTGGGCACCATTATTACTCCTTGTTTTACCTGCTAGCCTTTGCATTAAATCAAGGGTTGTTGCTGTGGGAAGGGTATCGGCGCGGCTACCCGGTCCGAACGTGGCTGCTGCTCATGGCCTGCACAACGCTGGCGTTTATTCTAGGTACCAAGCTGATAGCTGTTCCGGCCTCTGAGTGGGCAGCTTGGTGGCACACTGGGCAATGGCCAACTTCCACCATGCGCTCTGCCTTAGGTGGTGCCGTAAGCGGCACGCTGGCGTTGCTCGCGCTGCGGCGCTGGCTAGGCTTTAGCTGGCACGTCTTCGATGCATTCACAGTGCCGTTTTGCGTGGCGCTGGCCGTGCAGTGCGTAGGCTGTCTACTCACGGGTTGCTGCTTCGGCGAGCTAGCTCACGACGGCCTAGGCCTCTGCTACGCGCCCGGTACCCCGCCCTTCCTGACCCAAGTACAGCAAGGACTCATAGCCGCAACGGCCTCTCATTCACTACCTGTGCAGCCCGTGCAGGTGTACCAATTGCTGGTATGCCTAGCCGTCGGCGCAACTATTCTGCTGGTGCGCCGCAAGCCATGGCCCGGTGGCAGCTGGCGTTTGCTGGGGCTAGGCTTACTACTGCTCGGACGCTTCTGGCTGGAGTTTCTGCGCGACCCTGCCAGTGAGCGGGTCGGAGCTACTTTGCGCCCACTAGCGGGCATGGTGCTCAAAGAAGTTCAATGGGTCCTGCTACCTCTACTTTTTATCTCGCTGTTTTGGTGGCTCTACCTGATAAGGCGCCACGCAGCAGCACGCCCAGAGATAGTACCAGTGAACAACAGCCTGCGCAATTTGCTCGGTACCGCCGCACTGTTGGGCATCACGGCAACGCTCGGCCCTTGGGCACTCACGCTCCCAGAGGTATTAGTTATCAAGTTTTTGCTCCTCCCCGTGGTAGTTATAGAGCTAGGTAGGTTGTTGCTCAATGGGTCGCGCGCGGCTACCCAGCCGCGGCTAGTTGGCTTACCCCTCGGCCTAGCTTCTTTGGTACTGCTATTCACGAACCAAACGCCCGTTGATTCTACGTACCGCCAAAGCTACTGGTCCGTGACGGGCGGCGTTGGCAATGGCCGCTTTACCCGAGTACAAGAATATGAATCGACGGGCTGCGGCAGCACACCCCCGCCCCCTCAGTCATTCAGGCACGAGTACCAGTCGTTACAGCTGGGTGTGGCGCACATGGGGCAGAAGAAAGCCAATCCAAGTCAAGGCACACACGGATATAGCGTGGAAGTGGGCCTTCGCGGGATGCTAGGCCGCGACCGTGAGTATGACTCTATTGGCTCCCTGACCCGTACAACGCCATTGTTCACGTTCGTTCCCTATTCCATTCTCAACAGCCGTTATCTTGGCGTAGGTTTAGGCTTCTGGATTGGCCCACTAGGCTATTCTACTGCCGATAAAACCTACTCAGTTAATAAGTTTGATGCCTATTCACTGCTACGGCTGGGCCCACGGGAGCTTATCTATGCCCAAGGCGAGTACAATTCGCTCGAAGCAGGGTTAGGAAATCCAGCCACGCGCTTCGGCTTGGGGTCACAATTCAAGTCGAACGGCCAGGTGCAGGTGCTAGCGGGCCTCGCAATGGGCAAAAATTACAGAACGCCATCTAACAGCCGCAACCAGGCCTTTTTCATAGAAGCTAGCTTAAGGCCACAACCGAATCTATATGTGCAGCCTTACCTCACCCTAGGTGGGCGTGAGTTCCGACAAGCCAGCTTGCGCCTGCGGTATGACTTCCGCCGCCAGAAATAG
- a CDS encoding response regulator, which translates to MFDLIYVIEDDPITLVITELIVKQNKAFGEVQKYVNGQEAYDTLLALQRQEEVPDLILLDLNMPVMDGWEFLDAFSALQLPKEVCVCVLTSSIHPEDIEKSRGYKAVKGYFTKPLDGDALEKMLGLANESKA; encoded by the coding sequence GTGTTTGATTTGATTTATGTTATTGAAGACGACCCAATTACGTTGGTTATAACGGAGCTGATTGTAAAGCAGAACAAGGCTTTTGGCGAAGTACAGAAGTACGTAAACGGCCAAGAAGCTTACGACACGCTGCTCGCATTACAACGGCAAGAAGAAGTTCCAGATCTGATTCTACTCGACCTCAACATGCCGGTGATGGACGGGTGGGAGTTTCTGGACGCCTTCTCCGCGCTACAGCTGCCCAAGGAAGTGTGCGTTTGTGTGCTAACTTCTTCTATCCACCCCGAAGACATAGAAAAGTCGAGAGGGTATAAGGCAGTGAAAGGTTATTTCACCAAACCCCTAGATGGCGACGCGCTAGAAAAAATGCTGGGGCTAGCCAATGAAAGTAAAGCATAG
- a CDS encoding PAS domain-containing sensor histidine kinase, with translation MNYLHEELVQLQKTQRVVFDFIQESSLGGLWYWDLHNPENRWISPKFWRTVGHDPEALPNVVERWQAVVNAEDLAALNAHVAHCTASSTKSYEQVVRCTHQSGAIVWLLCQGLLIQDEAGQPYRMLGVLTNFTKQRNEEIYAHELASHYGSILSNQSVYIIKTDAQGKYTYVNDFFYERFGYDSKIIGTSSLQSIVEEDWPKCIGVVGRCFAEPEIPHQVILRKPYRDGTVKSNHWEFKGLLDSAGQISEILCVGYDVTLLVENLERSQKLLEITKQQNNRLQNFAYIISHNIRSHSANLTSLVKLMQLSTDQAQSAMFLQMLKTSTDKLAETIVNLNEIVTANSHANQPKEPRNLREEVNKTLEALNILIHESSIAVSVDIPSIITVNVVPAYLDSILLNLISNAIKYRSTNTYPIIALGYYLEEGYTVLTIKDNGLGIDLNRHRTKLFGMYKTFHSNEDARGVGLFITKNQIEAMNGKIDVESELGSGSTFKVYFSESV, from the coding sequence ATGAATTATCTCCACGAAGAGCTTGTCCAGCTACAAAAGACGCAACGTGTAGTTTTTGACTTTATCCAAGAATCTTCGCTGGGTGGGCTCTGGTACTGGGATCTGCACAACCCAGAAAACCGGTGGATATCTCCCAAGTTCTGGCGCACCGTCGGGCATGACCCGGAAGCGCTGCCAAACGTAGTAGAACGTTGGCAGGCTGTGGTGAATGCAGAAGACCTAGCTGCTCTTAATGCGCACGTCGCGCATTGTACTGCCTCGTCCACAAAAAGCTACGAACAGGTAGTGCGGTGTACGCACCAGAGTGGGGCTATCGTTTGGTTGCTGTGCCAAGGCCTTCTGATACAGGATGAAGCCGGCCAGCCGTACCGGATGCTGGGGGTGCTTACGAACTTTACCAAGCAGCGCAACGAGGAAATATATGCGCACGAGCTAGCCAGTCACTACGGATCTATTCTGAGTAATCAGTCGGTGTACATTATCAAGACTGATGCCCAGGGCAAGTACACGTACGTAAACGATTTCTTCTACGAGCGTTTCGGTTACGATAGCAAGATCATCGGCACGTCGTCCTTGCAGAGCATCGTTGAAGAAGATTGGCCCAAATGCATCGGGGTGGTGGGGCGTTGCTTTGCCGAGCCCGAAATTCCGCACCAGGTTATTCTGCGCAAGCCCTACCGCGACGGTACCGTCAAATCTAACCACTGGGAATTCAAAGGGTTACTCGATAGTGCTGGCCAGATAAGCGAAATCCTATGCGTAGGATATGATGTGACGCTGCTCGTCGAGAACCTAGAAAGGTCGCAAAAGCTACTGGAGATAACCAAGCAGCAAAATAATCGGCTGCAAAACTTCGCCTACATCATTTCTCACAACATCCGTTCGCACTCGGCCAACTTGACGTCGCTGGTGAAACTCATGCAGCTTTCGACGGACCAGGCGCAAAGTGCGATGTTTCTGCAAATGCTGAAAACCAGCACCGATAAGTTAGCCGAAACCATCGTCAACCTCAATGAGATTGTAACGGCTAACAGCCACGCCAATCAGCCCAAAGAGCCGCGCAATCTGCGGGAAGAGGTGAACAAAACCCTGGAGGCACTGAATATACTTATCCACGAAAGTAGCATCGCCGTTTCCGTCGACATTCCGTCTATTATAACAGTGAACGTGGTGCCTGCGTACCTGGACAGTATTTTGCTCAACTTAATTAGCAATGCTATTAAGTACCGCTCCACTAATACTTACCCCATTATCGCATTGGGCTACTATCTGGAAGAAGGGTATACCGTTCTAACTATTAAAGATAATGGCCTAGGTATTGATCTGAATCGTCACCGCACGAAGCTCTTCGGAATGTACAAAACCTTCCACAGCAACGAAGATGCCCGCGGCGTTGGCCTCTTTATCACGAAGAATCAGATTGAAGCAATGAACGGTAAGATTGATGTGGAGAGCGAGCTAGGTAGTGGATCCACCTTTAAAGTCTACTTCAGTGAAAGTGTTTGA
- a CDS encoding DUF2905 domain-containing protein yields the protein MTPQLGKILVLLGLGIVLLGAFLWLGGGSLLGWFGRLPGDVRVERPGFRLYAPFVSMVLISLLLSLIMWLVRRFGG from the coding sequence ATGACTCCTCAACTCGGTAAAATTCTTGTCCTGCTGGGGCTAGGTATTGTGCTGCTGGGCGCTTTCCTGTGGCTAGGTGGCGGCAGTTTGCTCGGCTGGTTTGGACGTCTGCCCGGCGACGTGCGGGTAGAGCGGCCTGGCTTCCGGCTCTATGCTCCTTTTGTTTCGATGGTGCTAATCAGCTTGCTGCTCAGCCTAATCATGTGGCTGGTCCGGCGATTTGGGGGCTAG